A genomic segment from Prochlorothrix hollandica PCC 9006 = CALU 1027 encodes:
- a CDS encoding globin family protein, translating to MNSNLETIFNEAEKRYLTTDELGTMGNYVDSLPTRLSVYRWLRDQEVELLQTVADQLQQEYSQASVPVMEQCIKNGVLALRSCAMAMLMLDDNYVHDRVSWLKQSQQNYQSQEMDASFYRLLDKQLSRLLNTQQLSLLQPSLNVVQNVLGDRARAVEASENLSVSSLF from the coding sequence ATGAACTCAAATCTTGAAACCATCTTCAATGAAGCTGAAAAGCGCTATTTAACCACGGATGAACTGGGTACCATGGGCAACTATGTGGACTCCCTACCCACACGCCTCAGTGTCTACCGTTGGCTGCGCGATCAGGAAGTGGAATTATTGCAAACGGTGGCCGACCAACTGCAACAGGAATACAGCCAAGCCAGTGTTCCTGTGATGGAACAGTGTATTAAAAATGGTGTGCTAGCTCTGCGCAGTTGTGCCATGGCCATGTTGATGTTGGATGATAACTATGTCCACGATCGGGTATCTTGGCTGAAGCAAAGCCAGCAAAATTATCAATCCCAGGAGATGGATGCCAGCTTCTATCGTCTCCTAGACAAGCAACTGTCTCGACTCTTGAATACCCAGCAACTCTCTCTGCTACAACCTTCGTTGAATGTGGTGCAGAATGTGTTGGGCGATCGCGCCCGCGCTGTGGAAGCCTCGGAAAACCTCAGCGTTTCTTCCCTGTTTTAA
- a CDS encoding 2Fe-2S iron-sulfur cluster-binding protein gives MAKIVRLEPIAEEAEVATNSNLLSLLLHKDLDVLKECGGRGMCATCHIYIKSGMEGLSSINRREQRTLEVITSCKPNSRLACQTRVLDEGVVVELPPGMYVQSLKDIEDLIGRRAEQDLLHPITGEVLVEQGKIITRSMMVQMEDTKFEIGDYFNQSSDF, from the coding sequence ATGGCTAAAATTGTTCGCCTCGAACCGATCGCCGAAGAAGCCGAGGTGGCTACCAATTCCAACCTCCTCTCTCTCCTGCTCCATAAAGATCTAGATGTTTTAAAGGAATGCGGAGGGCGGGGGATGTGTGCCACCTGCCACATTTACATCAAGTCTGGCATGGAAGGGTTGTCGAGTATCAACCGGCGAGAGCAACGCACGTTGGAGGTGATCACCTCCTGTAAACCCAACTCCCGATTAGCCTGCCAAACCCGTGTGTTGGATGAGGGAGTCGTGGTGGAACTGCCCCCCGGTATGTATGTCCAATCCTTAAAAGATATTGAAGATTTGATTGGACGAAGGGCAGAGCAGGATCTATTGCACCCCATTACAGGGGAAGTGTTGGTGGAGCAGGGCAAGATTATTACCCGATCGATGATGGTTCAAATGGAAGACACCAAGTTCGAGATTGGAGACTACTTTAACCAAAGTAGCGATTTCTAG
- a CDS encoding V4R domain-containing protein encodes MATIDQQLPITKLAFPKKHNHYGFRDFFRFDPERGTILDWNGVQNFLTSEDFIIGLVEGLEEEVGDASAAIMYTVGCEWGKQDSLVFEKWFEEEFDRNIRQVNLMFLLETWWWPYTTQGWGRWEVDMGDRKQGFIFINLFDSAVARTLGDVGKPVCYLYAGLFAGFFTELVKKQLSCIEIQCYSMGETYCKFLLGGQDRIDAASFWLNEGATAVDIEKRLRTGDQLR; translated from the coding sequence ATGGCCACCATAGACCAACAATTACCCATTACGAAGCTTGCCTTCCCCAAGAAACACAATCATTATGGGTTCCGGGATTTTTTCCGATTTGATCCTGAACGAGGCACCATCCTCGATTGGAATGGCGTTCAAAACTTCCTAACCAGTGAAGACTTTATCATTGGTCTCGTGGAAGGATTGGAAGAAGAAGTGGGGGATGCCTCCGCCGCCATTATGTATACCGTAGGCTGTGAGTGGGGGAAACAGGACTCTCTGGTGTTTGAAAAGTGGTTTGAAGAAGAGTTCGATCGTAATATTCGCCAAGTTAACCTCATGTTTCTGTTGGAAACTTGGTGGTGGCCCTATACAACCCAAGGCTGGGGACGCTGGGAAGTGGATATGGGCGATCGCAAACAGGGCTTTATTTTTATCAACCTGTTTGATTCTGCCGTTGCCCGAACCCTGGGGGATGTGGGTAAACCAGTCTGCTACCTCTATGCAGGGTTATTTGCAGGCTTCTTCACAGAATTGGTCAAAAAACAACTGAGTTGCATTGAAATTCAGTGCTACTCCATGGGGGAAACCTACTGTAAATTCCTGCTAGGGGGCCAGGATCGCATTGACGCGGCATCCTTCTGGCTCAATGAAGGAGCCACTGCCGTGGATATTGAAAAACGCCTGCGTACTGGGGATCAACTGCGATGA
- a CDS encoding V4R domain-containing protein, protein MISVADLLIDGRVSGNYFATNVYVKSDLELGLLENRRGSRLLAIPDHFIRSLYAGLDQETGQATRLVLMNCGRWWGKNFYARFCEELSDYYGTPLADMSMGDFLQSLQQCWITHGWGLLEFDQSYQHRGFLLIKTWHSPFAANAPKLNRPVCFLDCGILSAFFSQLSGRELGCVQVSCESMGADCNRFLIGLPDRLQPASAGVDQNLSHEIILGKVCA, encoded by the coding sequence ATGATTTCTGTTGCAGATTTACTGATTGATGGTCGGGTCTCAGGCAACTATTTTGCAACTAATGTTTACGTTAAAAGCGATCTAGAACTGGGACTCCTAGAAAACCGTCGGGGCAGTCGGTTACTAGCCATTCCCGATCATTTTATTCGATCGCTCTACGCGGGCCTAGACCAAGAAACGGGCCAAGCCACACGTCTGGTGTTGATGAACTGTGGCCGTTGGTGGGGCAAAAACTTTTACGCCCGTTTTTGTGAAGAACTTTCGGATTACTACGGCACGCCCCTAGCTGACATGAGCATGGGAGACTTTCTCCAGAGTCTTCAGCAATGTTGGATTACCCATGGTTGGGGTTTATTGGAATTTGACCAAAGCTATCAGCATCGGGGCTTTCTCCTCATTAAAACCTGGCATTCCCCCTTTGCCGCCAATGCGCCTAAGCTCAATCGCCCCGTTTGTTTCTTAGATTGTGGCATTCTCTCGGCCTTCTTTAGTCAGCTATCCGGGCGAGAGTTGGGTTGTGTTCAAGTGAGCTGTGAGTCCATGGGGGCAGACTGTAATCGCTTTTTAATTGGTTTACCCGATCGACTACAACCCGCCAGTGCTGGGGTCGATCAAAACTTGAGCCATGAGATTATTCTGGGCAAAGTTTGTGCCTAA
- the hypE gene encoding hydrogenase expression/formation protein HypE, whose amino-acid sequence MTQPLSITCPLPVQRYPQVLLAHGGGGKLMHQLIQELFLPAFGSAAGSAHDAATLVLPGQRMAFTTDSYVVKPLFFPGGNIGTLAVTGTVNDLAMAGSRPLYLSVGFILEEGLAMETLWQVVQAMQTTATAIGVKIVTGDTKVVDRGKGDGIYINTAGVGIITTAPEQPPITPLSIQPGDAIILSGDLGRHGVAIMAAREGLEFETTIESDCAPLHRSVQALLATGIDLHCLRDVTRGGLASTLNELAQATQLGMRIEETEIEVLDQVQGACEILGLDPLYIANEGRFVAIVPLAQAPVAVTAMNQHNPPGVTARIIGQVTPERPGQLILHNRLGTDRLVDMMSGEQLPRIC is encoded by the coding sequence ATGACTCAACCCCTATCCATCACCTGTCCCCTGCCGGTTCAACGTTATCCCCAGGTGCTATTGGCCCATGGCGGCGGTGGCAAACTGATGCACCAACTCATTCAAGAATTGTTTTTGCCCGCCTTTGGATCCGCTGCGGGGTCTGCCCATGATGCAGCCACCCTGGTGCTACCCGGCCAACGCATGGCCTTTACCACCGATTCCTATGTGGTTAAGCCTCTGTTCTTTCCCGGCGGCAACATTGGCACCCTGGCGGTGACCGGAACCGTCAATGATCTGGCCATGGCCGGATCCCGACCCCTCTACTTGAGCGTTGGCTTTATTCTGGAGGAGGGGTTAGCCATGGAAACCCTGTGGCAGGTGGTCCAGGCCATGCAGACGACGGCCACAGCCATTGGGGTTAAAATCGTGACCGGGGATACGAAGGTGGTGGATCGGGGCAAGGGGGATGGTATTTACATCAACACAGCAGGGGTGGGCATCATTACCACCGCTCCTGAGCAACCCCCCATCACGCCCCTGTCGATTCAACCGGGGGATGCCATTATTTTGAGCGGGGATCTGGGTCGCCATGGGGTGGCCATTATGGCGGCGCGGGAGGGGTTGGAGTTTGAAACGACGATCGAAAGCGACTGTGCCCCCCTCCACCGTAGTGTTCAGGCTTTGTTGGCCACCGGGATCGATCTCCACTGTCTGCGGGATGTGACCCGAGGGGGGTTGGCCAGCACCTTGAATGAGTTGGCCCAGGCCACCCAGTTGGGAATGCGCATCGAGGAAACCGAGATTGAAGTCCTGGATCAGGTGCAGGGAGCCTGTGAAATCCTGGGGTTGGATCCCCTGTATATTGCCAATGAGGGGCGGTTTGTGGCCATCGTGCCCCTGGCCCAAGCTCCCGTGGCGGTGACCGCCATGAATCAACACAACCCCCCCGGTGTCACCGCTCGCATCATTGGTCAGGTCACACCGGAGCGTCCGGGACAGTTGATTTTGCACAATCGCCTGGGCACCGATCGCCTGGTGGATATGATGAGCGGCGAGCAGTTACCTCGCATTTGTTAA
- a CDS encoding Crp/Fnr family transcriptional regulator — protein MLTSVERLLFVRGVPIFKELRDDFLVRLASIMEELSFPTRHTIFQQGEEGRSLYIVVKGQVRVHIGQQDIDRLGEGDAFGEMALFDSEPRSASVSTLDDCECLVLTQQQLYEAVEETPGIAVNIIRLLSRRIRELNARISEEEAENRRLTTMLQPPGAAHSLPNLNYAANPAQSGIF, from the coding sequence ATGCTCACAAGTGTCGAACGTTTACTCTTTGTTCGCGGTGTCCCCATTTTCAAGGAATTACGGGATGACTTTTTGGTGCGCCTAGCGTCCATCATGGAGGAACTGTCGTTCCCCACCCGCCACACCATCTTCCAGCAGGGGGAAGAGGGGCGATCGCTTTACATTGTCGTCAAAGGCCAGGTGCGGGTCCACATCGGGCAACAGGACATTGATCGACTGGGGGAAGGGGATGCCTTTGGGGAAATGGCCCTGTTTGACTCAGAGCCACGATCGGCCTCCGTCAGCACCCTTGATGACTGTGAATGTCTGGTCTTAACCCAGCAACAACTCTATGAAGCTGTGGAGGAGACCCCCGGCATTGCCGTCAATATTATTCGCCTCCTCTCCCGCCGCATTCGGGAACTGAATGCTCGCATTAGCGAAGAAGAAGCCGAGAACCGCCGCCTGACCACGATGTTACAGCCCCCCGGCGCTGCCCACTCCCTGCCAAACCTCAACTACGCCGCGAACCCGGCCCAAAGTGGCATTTTCTAG